Proteins encoded by one window of Bacteroidia bacterium:
- a CDS encoding DUF255 domain-containing protein encodes MRRYLLIAFILGLVSMGFMMYKTSGIDDKPLVRWYDFNEGLKVAKEQNKHIMIDVYTEWCGWCKKLDKITYRDKEVVEILEKDFIAIKLDPELPNVYYDYAGKQYTGKQLERKFKIKGYPTIIFMRPDGSVIDIVEGYFTPAEMVETLKIILKK; translated from the coding sequence ATGCGTAGGTATCTTTTGATAGCGTTTATATTAGGTCTTGTTTCCATGGGCTTTATGATGTACAAGACTTCAGGTATAGACGATAAGCCCCTTGTGCGATGGTATGACTTTAATGAAGGACTAAAGGTAGCCAAAGAGCAAAATAAACATATCATGATAGATGTTTATACAGAGTGGTGCGGATGGTGCAAAAAATTAGATAAAATCACCTATAGAGATAAAGAAGTAGTAGAAATTCTAGAAAAGGACTTTATTGCTATCAAATTAGACCCAGAACTGCCTAACGTATACTATGACTATGCAGGTAAACAATATACAGGCAAACAATTAGAACGTAAATTCAAAATAAAAGGATATCCCACAATTATTTTCATGCGCCCTGATGGCTCTGTAATTGATATAGTTGAAGGCTATTTTACTCCTGCTGAAATGGTAGAAACCCTCAAAATTATACTTAAAAAGTAA
- a CDS encoding DUF6268 family outer membrane beta-barrel protein, with protein sequence MKLAHLLYTLWVLNLLTYAQGIDISRFFRTGLNIRAEYIPSAELKDTTGKVGFNRYNAQLIIPLKGRIEASWKELDITVRQYFLTLNTGIRQVHNTQNTPFEPQHNLYTASFAIAGLHAGLRSKMWLYAFGGGITESPSTFRNPKPYGTVAVLRVKIKGLYHQKFYGLAAVYSNSSIPFLIAPVWGMNKKILSNTTLTVILPVQAQVTYKLNSYHNLSLLITPGGYNGGVRDTILVKSKERLQYIYSHIKNSLIWNWKPNKHVRLSLEAGLLWGRTLNLSYLPDRSKNDPLDSGLKPSLVFSFNLYTSLTNKFLDSSDFAFEF encoded by the coding sequence ATGAAATTGGCACATTTGCTTTACACACTATGGGTGCTGAACTTGCTCACCTATGCACAAGGCATAGATATTAGCCGTTTTTTTAGAACAGGCTTGAACATTCGTGCCGAATATATTCCCTCTGCAGAGCTGAAAGATACTACGGGTAAAGTAGGTTTTAATAGATACAATGCTCAACTGATTATACCCCTCAAAGGTAGAATAGAAGCTAGTTGGAAAGAATTGGATATTACAGTTAGGCAGTATTTTTTGACCTTAAACACAGGGATAAGACAAGTACACAATACTCAAAACACACCGTTTGAACCGCAGCACAACTTGTACACTGCATCTTTTGCCATAGCAGGTTTACATGCGGGCTTACGTAGTAAAATGTGGTTGTATGCTTTTGGAGGGGGAATTACAGAAAGTCCTTCCACATTTCGTAACCCTAAACCATACGGTACAGTAGCAGTTTTACGTGTTAAAATTAAAGGACTATATCATCAAAAGTTCTATGGTTTGGCTGCCGTGTACAGCAATAGTTCTATTCCTTTTCTAATTGCACCTGTTTGGGGCATGAACAAAAAAATTTTATCCAACACTACTTTGACTGTAATTCTGCCTGTTCAAGCGCAAGTAACTTACAAGCTCAATTCCTACCACAATTTAAGTTTACTCATTACACCAGGGGGATATAATGGAGGTGTACGGGATACTATTTTAGTCAAAAGTAAAGAACGCTTACAATACATATACAGTCATATCAAAAACAGTTTAATTTGGAATTGGAAACCTAATAAGCACGTGCGGCTTTCTCTAGAAGCAGGCTTGCTTTGGGGCAGAACTTTAAATCTGTCTTACCTTCCTGACCGCTCGAAAAACGATCCGCTTGATTCTGGTCTGAAACCGAGTCTTGTGTTTAGTTTTAATCTCTATACCAGTTTAACAAACAAATTTTTAGATTCAAGCGACTTTGCTTTTGAGTTTTAA
- a CDS encoding bifunctional oligoribonuclease/PAP phosphatase NrnA — protein MLSSVAINNVHKIAEKIKGQPCNIVITTHHKPDGDAMGSSLGLFHYLKKYHHKVIVMPPNDGGKYLHFLPGHDEVFFFEDNPEQGRKLLAQADFIFCLDYGQLSRVNEMGSIIAQSAATKVLIDHHIDPQPFSHYQLWDEHAAATCQLVYHFIETLEDTDKIDATIATCLYTGIVTDTGSFRYPATTPHLHRIVAKLMETGMKHHVVQEMLYSNSSLSRLQFIGYCLSNKLFLLPQYRTAYIVVSREELERFNIQTGETEGLVNYALSIEGVIFAALIIDRTVKVKLSFRSMGNFPANEFAAKYFKGGGHFNAAGGESEQDLETTVQRFITALSEYKHILCFSV, from the coding sequence ATGCTTTCTTCTGTTGCAATAAATAACGTTCACAAAATTGCTGAAAAAATAAAAGGACAACCTTGCAACATAGTCATCACTACGCATCACAAACCTGATGGCGATGCAATGGGCAGTAGCTTAGGACTATTTCACTACCTTAAAAAGTATCATCATAAAGTTATCGTTATGCCTCCTAATGATGGAGGAAAGTACCTTCACTTTTTACCAGGGCATGACGAAGTTTTCTTCTTTGAAGACAATCCCGAACAAGGTAGAAAGTTATTAGCGCAAGCTGATTTTATCTTTTGTTTGGACTATGGACAGCTCTCACGAGTAAATGAAATGGGCAGTATCATTGCCCAATCTGCAGCAACTAAGGTCCTAATAGACCACCATATTGACCCGCAACCTTTTAGTCATTACCAACTATGGGATGAGCATGCCGCAGCTACTTGTCAACTCGTCTATCATTTCATTGAAACTCTTGAAGATACAGACAAAATAGATGCTACTATTGCCACTTGTTTATACACAGGAATTGTAACTGATACAGGTTCATTCAGATATCCTGCTACTACACCGCATCTACACAGAATTGTAGCCAAACTCATGGAAACAGGTATGAAGCATCATGTTGTGCAAGAAATGTTGTACAGTAATTCTTCGCTTAGTAGGTTACAGTTCATAGGTTATTGTTTATCTAACAAGTTATTTCTTTTACCTCAATATCGTACTGCTTATATTGTAGTTAGCCGTGAAGAGCTTGAAAGGTTTAATATTCAAACAGGCGAAACAGAAGGTTTAGTCAATTATGCTTTGAGTATTGAGGGAGTTATTTTTGCCGCTTTGATTATTGACAGGACAGTAAAAGTTAAGTTAAGCTTTCGTTCTATGGGCAATTTTCCTGCAAATGAGTTTGCAGCAAAGTATTTCAAGGGCGGTGGACACTTCAATGCCGCAGGCGGAGAAAGTGAACAAGATTTAGAAACAACAGTACAACGTTTTATTACTGCTTTGTCAGAATATAAGCATATTTTATGTTTTTCTGTTTAG
- a CDS encoding T9SS type A sorting domain-containing protein, with protein MRIFYILCYFALVSSVFSQNISGIINEYYEATAINIPANSITLTNAAGLNVDDRVLIIQMKGASYNNTNTASYGDITAINGAGLYEFNNICSISGNDIVLKYTLLNSYNAGGNNRLQVIKVPQYTNPVVTDNLTCQSWNGATGGVLVLEATGTLTLNDTITVWAKGFKGGQYRNWTLPAYTCPNGGAYTGYVISFAASGGNNHGAMKGEGIADTTTAGCFARGKQINGGGGGNNHNAGGGGGGNYGAGGIGGNRTNHSPFTCFGNVPGVGGISLSSYGYSAANNRIFMGGGGGAGHGNNLQSTAGGDGGGIIIIRANAIDGNNNYIIADGRHFYPAAASGFGEGTPGALSDGGGGGGAGGVIILDVNNVISTTHATVRGGKGSNASWGDVNCFGAGGGGGGGAIWISAPALYPLLTTNVSGGLNGIRGPSAPASCDGTPGGAAPGNDGAVLYNYIAPISAVEFCTTTLPVMTNVLKAKYENGQVFLQWHNPESVYVKFILERSQNGTFTPIAEVSCQQPLEALDTNPYQGRNLYRLQMADKKGKVRYSNIVEIYTQYTNLSSFLYPNPTSDEAVIECHTTCDVPVQVKVFDVLGKQVFFLEPLTNSGKNIWRIPTYTWAKGIYYIHIAQGREILVHKLVKM; from the coding sequence ATGAGAATATTTTATATTTTATGTTACTTTGCTCTTGTTTCTTCGGTTTTTTCCCAGAATATTTCAGGGATTATTAACGAATACTACGAAGCAACAGCTATTAACATTCCTGCTAATAGTATAACTCTAACTAATGCGGCAGGCTTAAATGTAGATGATCGAGTTTTAATCATTCAAATGAAAGGTGCATCGTATAATAATACAAATACTGCCAGCTATGGCGATATTACAGCTATTAACGGTGCAGGTTTATATGAGTTCAATAATATTTGCTCTATTAGTGGAAATGATATCGTTCTCAAATATACTTTACTGAACAGCTATAATGCAGGGGGTAACAATAGGCTTCAAGTCATCAAAGTACCTCAATACACAAATCCTGTGGTTACAGACAACCTTACTTGCCAAAGTTGGAACGGCGCTACAGGGGGGGTACTAGTTTTGGAAGCTACGGGTACACTTACTTTAAATGATACTATTACCGTATGGGCAAAGGGTTTCAAAGGTGGGCAGTATCGAAATTGGACCTTACCTGCGTATACTTGCCCCAATGGGGGAGCTTATACGGGATATGTAATTAGCTTTGCAGCAAGCGGAGGCAATAATCATGGTGCGATGAAAGGCGAAGGTATTGCAGATACCACTACCGCAGGTTGTTTTGCGCGAGGTAAGCAAATCAACGGTGGGGGAGGAGGAAATAACCACAATGCAGGTGGTGGAGGTGGTGGAAATTATGGAGCAGGAGGTATAGGAGGTAATAGAACTAATCATTCTCCTTTTACTTGTTTCGGGAATGTACCTGGTGTGGGAGGAATTTCATTAAGTAGTTATGGATACAGCGCTGCTAATAATCGTATTTTTATGGGCGGAGGTGGTGGTGCAGGACATGGAAACAACCTTCAAAGCACAGCAGGTGGAGATGGTGGAGGCATCATCATCATTCGTGCTAATGCTATAGATGGTAATAACAATTATATCATTGCAGATGGAAGACACTTTTATCCTGCTGCTGCATCAGGGTTTGGCGAAGGAACCCCCGGAGCGTTGAGCGATGGAGGGGGTGGTGGAGGTGCAGGCGGAGTAATAATACTAGACGTTAATAACGTAATCTCTACTACTCATGCTACTGTAAGAGGAGGTAAAGGCAGCAACGCTAGTTGGGGCGATGTGAACTGCTTTGGCGCTGGAGGTGGTGGTGGAGGGGGAGCTATATGGATATCTGCCCCAGCCCTTTATCCTTTACTAACTACAAACGTTAGTGGGGGACTCAATGGCATAAGAGGTCCTTCTGCTCCAGCATCTTGTGATGGAACACCAGGCGGCGCTGCACCCGGCAACGACGGAGCAGTCTTATATAACTATATAGCCCCTATAAGTGCAGTAGAATTCTGTACAACTACCCTACCAGTCATGACGAATGTGCTCAAAGCTAAATACGAAAATGGTCAAGTTTTTTTGCAGTGGCATAATCCTGAAAGCGTATATGTTAAATTCATTTTAGAACGCAGCCAAAATGGTACTTTCACACCCATTGCTGAAGTTTCTTGCCAACAACCTCTTGAAGCCCTAGACACAAACCCTTATCAAGGTAGAAATCTTTACCGCTTACAGATGGCAGATAAAAAAGGCAAAGTTAGATACTCCAACATTGTTGAAATCTACACTCAATACACGAATTTAAGCAGTTTTCTTTATCCTAACCCTACTTCAGATGAAGCTGTGATAGAGTGCCACACTACTTGCGATGTCCCTGTCCAAGTCAAAGTTTTTGATGTGTTAGGTAAACAAGTATTTTTCTTAGAACCTTTGACAAATTCAGGCAAAAACATTTGGCGTATACCGACATATACTTGGGCAAAAGGAATATACTACATTCACATTGCACAAGGTAGAGAAATTTTGGTACATAAGTTAGTTAAAATGTAG
- a CDS encoding LysM peptidoglycan-binding domain-containing protein, which translates to MDNEKNSTQHDDYYKKSWLEEQIQKRNKLNEDSLSVFRFKDETTSDNQENQVQNTATLSHEEHKNRKQWLDKLHRISQVKVIGEITLLKAAPYVLVGIFILFLLVNIRFLIFDEGEVPSLHNVSVKDTLLSDVPITKTLDPNRPEQNNSPKPKKQKVVSSESDESKDKSSKTKDPNQVLNQRIYYRVKPGDKFNDIARKHGLTPAELKELNPNIRPERIQPGQKLRVKKLD; encoded by the coding sequence ATGGACAACGAAAAAAATTCTACTCAACACGATGATTACTATAAAAAATCTTGGTTAGAGGAGCAGATTCAAAAAAGAAATAAGCTGAACGAGGATTCACTGTCTGTTTTTAGATTCAAAGATGAAACAACCTCTGATAATCAAGAAAATCAGGTGCAAAATACGGCTACATTGAGCCATGAAGAACACAAGAATAGAAAACAGTGGTTAGATAAGCTTCATCGTATCAGTCAGGTAAAAGTAATAGGTGAAATAACTCTACTTAAAGCAGCACCTTATGTTTTAGTTGGAATTTTTATTTTGTTTCTGTTGGTCAATATTCGCTTTTTAATTTTTGACGAAGGTGAAGTACCTTCATTGCATAACGTAAGTGTAAAAGACACTTTGCTAAGTGACGTACCTATCACTAAAACTCTTGACCCTAATAGACCTGAACAAAATAACAGTCCAAAGCCTAAAAAACAAAAAGTTGTTTCTTCTGAATCGGATGAAAGCAAAGATAAAAGTAGCAAAACCAAAGACCCCAATCAAGTGCTTAATCAGCGTATTTATTACAGAGTAAAACCTGGAGATAAGTTTAATGATATTGCTCGCAAACACGGCTTGACCCCTGCCGAACTTAAAGAACTCAATCCCAATATTCGCCCTGAACGTATACAACCAGGGCAAAAGCTAAGGGTTAAAAAACTAGATTGA
- the hrcA gene encoding heat-inducible transcriptional repressor HrcA translates to MLNERKKRILSNIIHYYIQTCTPVSSQVIAQKVPLSPASIRNEMAQLQSIGLIYVPHTSSGRVPTTEGYQFYVQEIMPCDYALSEVEMQLIRQSIQNILQDFSQIKTFLTVLAKLTNLVSFGVKPFSINPTLLKIDFVKITEHSIRLILTLDTTVKSRIIKVDEAIPDEKLNQISQFFNQHFGGLEIQKIRYHIQQLERYIEKEEYALIEMLLLNNLYQIQENDEIEIVYEGLDKVITQPEFKSAQYLHELIQTLEAEEQIKQVLHSSNTNLSISVGINPRTEEKFSMIQATYYLKKNIKGYIGFIGPQRMDYPKLYAIANYTLKELNANTL, encoded by the coding sequence ATGCTCAACGAACGAAAAAAAAGAATTTTATCTAATATAATACACTACTACATTCAAACTTGTACGCCCGTATCTTCGCAAGTAATAGCTCAAAAAGTACCTTTAAGCCCTGCATCTATTCGCAACGAAATGGCACAACTGCAGTCTATTGGGCTGATTTATGTACCTCATACGTCTTCGGGGCGCGTTCCTACTACTGAGGGTTATCAATTTTACGTACAGGAAATTATGCCCTGCGACTACGCCCTCTCCGAAGTGGAAATGCAACTTATTCGTCAGTCTATACAAAATATTCTTCAAGACTTCTCCCAAATTAAAACTTTCTTAACTGTCTTAGCCAAACTAACAAACTTAGTCAGCTTTGGTGTCAAGCCATTTTCTATCAATCCAACACTGCTTAAAATAGACTTCGTAAAAATAACAGAGCACAGCATTCGGTTAATTTTAACACTAGATACTACGGTTAAATCTCGTATTATCAAAGTAGATGAAGCTATACCTGACGAAAAGCTTAATCAAATCTCACAGTTTTTTAACCAACACTTCGGAGGATTAGAAATACAAAAAATACGCTACCATATCCAACAATTAGAAAGATACATAGAAAAAGAAGAGTATGCACTGATAGAGATGTTATTACTCAACAACCTATACCAAATTCAAGAAAATGATGAAATCGAGATTGTATACGAAGGATTAGACAAAGTAATCACTCAACCTGAATTTAAGTCTGCCCAATATTTACACGAACTTATCCAAACGCTTGAAGCAGAAGAGCAAATTAAACAAGTACTACATAGCAGTAACACAAATTTGAGCATCTCGGTTGGAATAAATCCCCGCACAGAAGAAAAATTCAGTATGATACAAGCAACGTATTACCTTAAAAAAAATATAAAAGGATACATTGGCTTCATAGGTCCACAACGAATGGACTACCCCAAACTTTATGCAATTGCTAATTATACCCTCAAAGAGCTAAACGCGAATACCCTTTAA